A stretch of Mya arenaria isolate MELC-2E11 chromosome 14, ASM2691426v1 DNA encodes these proteins:
- the LOC128218300 gene encoding WD repeat-containing protein 82-like, producing MFIDEMKLTENVVRNFRVAKIFRENTDKITSIDFSSNGETLISSSDDDSIVIYDCQGGTPKRTLNSKKYGVDLIRYTHAVNTALHSSTKIDDTIRYLSLHDNKYIRYFPGHTKKVVCLNMSPINDTFLSGSLDKTIRLWDLRSQNCQGMMHLPGRPVATFDPEGLIFAAGINSECVKLYDLRSFDRGPFATFKLPQDKDCDWTGMKFSPDGKFIVVSTNGQVIRLIDAFQGTPLQTFVGHTNTKGIPLEVSFSPDSLFVFSGSTDGRVHCWSTDTGAKVATMSCDHPGAVQCVGFNPKFMMLATACTNMAFWLPYIDE from the exons ATGTTCATCGACGAAATGAAACTGACTGAAAATGTTGTACGAAATTTTAGAGTTGCCAAAATATTTCGAGAAAATACTGATAAGATCACAAGTATAGACTTTTCCTCAAATGGAGAGACTCTGATATCAAGCAGTGATGACGACTCGATCGTAATATACGACTGTCAAGGAGGgac gccAAAAAGAACATTGAACAGTAAAAAGTATGGAGTTGATCTTATAAGATACACACATGCAGTCAATACTGCCCTACACAGTTCAACAAAAATTGATG acaccATCCGATACCTATCGCTGCATGATAACAAGTACATCAGGTATTTTCCGGGACATacaaaaaa GGTGGTATGTTTGAACATGTCTCCAATAAATGACACTTTCTTGTCGGGATCCCTGGACAAGACAATACGGCTGTGGGATTTACGCTCGCAGAATTGTCAG GGCATGATGCACCTTCCAGGCAGGCCGGTCGCCACCTTTGATCCAGAGGGACTCATATTTGCAGCAGGCATCAACTCCGAGTGTGTCAAACTCTACGATCTTAGGTCCTTTGATAGG GGTCCGTTTGCAACGTTCAAGCTTCCCCAGGACAAGGATTGTGACTGGACTGGGATGAAGTTTAGTCCAGACGGGAAGTTTATTGTCGTTTCCACGAATGGCCAGGTTATCAGACTTATTGATGCCTTTCAGGGAACTCCACTACAGACATTTGTG GGCCACACAAACACTAAAGGGATCCCACTGGAGGTATCCTTCAGCCCGGACTCGCTGTTTGTGTTCAGTGGGTCGACAGACGGGCGTGTGCACTGCTGGAGCACAGACACTGGGGCCAAGGTGGCCACCATGAGCTGCGACCATCCCGGTGCTGTACAGTGCGTAGGCTTCAACCCCAAGTTTATGATGTTGGCCACTGCTTGTACAAACATG GCTTTCTGGTTACCGTACATAGACGAATGA